From the genome of Papaver somniferum cultivar HN1 chromosome 2, ASM357369v1, whole genome shotgun sequence, one region includes:
- the LOC113346672 gene encoding F-box protein At5g67140-like, translating into MMNMNHMMTEEEAEIERLPVDLLAHIFLFTSSFTDLAQGSGVCRKWRKAVRQSLAGRERLSFSGCKMDDESTVRLVRYAYNLKELDISRSCWGCQITDDGLQKISSVNCISNLTSISLWGMTGITDRGVIQLVSRANSLQYLNVGGTFITDESLVAIANCCPHLKTIVLWSCRQVTESGLLALVHKLQKLESINVWGMRVPLDCFIGLLAISPALQIKPRNVHLNVATLNPLPAPIWPIV; encoded by the exons ATGATGAATATGAATCATATGATGACGGAAGAAGAGGCGGAAATCGAGAGATTACCAGTTGATCTTCTAGCtcatatatttcttttcacatCTTCTTTTACTGATTTGGCTCA GGGCAGCGGGGTATGTAGGAAATGGAGAAAAGCAGTGAGACAATCACTAGCTGGAAGAGAACGTTTGAGTTTTTCTGGTTGTAAAATGGATGATGAATCTACTGTTCGTCTTGTTCGTTATGCTTACAACCTCAAGGAGCTCGATAT TTCAAGAAGCTGCTGGGGATGCCAAATAACTGATGATGGACTGCAAAAAATATCCTCGGTTAACTGCATCAGCAACCTAACATCGATATCCTTGTGGGGTATGACAGGGATCACAGATAGAGGTGTAATTCAGCTG GTGTCAAGAGCCAATTCTTTGCAATATCTGAATGTTGGTGGTACTTTTATTACTGATGAATCTTTGGTAGCAATTGCAAATTGCTGTCCCCATTTGAAG ACAATTGTTTTATGGAGTTGTCGCCAAGTGACAGAAAGCGGGCTACTAGCACTTGTACATAAATTGCAGAAGCTCGAGTCGATCAACGTGTGGGGGATGAGAGTTCCACTGGATTGTTTCATTGGGTTGCTTGCTATTAGTCCTGCTCTTCAAATAAAACCTAGAAATGTGCACCTAAATGTTGCAACACTTAATCCTCTTCCTGCTCCTATCTGGCCAATTGTATAA